Proteins from one Cryptomeria japonica chromosome 4, Sugi_1.0, whole genome shotgun sequence genomic window:
- the LOC131032127 gene encoding xyloglucan endotransglucosylase protein 1-like, protein MGLTLIFSQLVSANFYTDIDIAYGTDHTQILENGQTLKLSLDQISGCRFQSKNEYLFGQIDMKIKLVPGNSAGTVTAYYLSSDGSQHDEMDFEFLGNLSGDPYIMQTNVFSQGQGNREQRIYLWFDPIGDFHTYSVLWNPQQILFSVDGIAVRVFKNNKDLGVAYPESQAMRIYGSLWDGDSWATRGGLVKIDWSKAPFVTYFRNLSMDGCLSTFPSAKDCATKSWWSEELSSTQKKQLTWVHKKYMVYDYCSDTVKFPNGPPAECTSNASF, encoded by the exons ATGGGATTAACTCTTATATTCTCCCAACTCGTTTCTGCAAATTTTTACACCGACATTGACATCGCATATGGTACTGACCACACCCAGATACTTGAAAATGGCCAGACGTTAAAGCTCAGTCTAGACCAGATTTCAG GTTGTAGATTTCAATCCAAGAATGAATATCTGTTTGGTCAAATCGACATGAAAATCAAATTGGTGCCCGGAAACTCTGCAGGGACTGTAACTGCATATTAT CTATCTTCTGATGGGTCTCAGCATGACGAAATGGACTTTGAGTTTCTGGGAAATCTGTCTGGAGATCCCTATATCATGCAGACAAATGTTTTCTCACAAGGCCAAGGCAATCGAGAACAGCGAATCTACCTCTGGTTTGATCCCATTGGAGACTTCCACACTTATTCTGTTCTCTGGAATCCCCAACAAATTCT ATTTTCTGTGGATGGAATTGCTGTTAGAGTTTTTAAAAACAACAAAGATTTGGGCGTAGCATATCCTGAGAGTCAAGCGATGAGAATATATGGAAGCCTGTGGGACGGAGACAGTTGGGCTACCAGAGGTGGTCTCGTGAAGATCGACTGGAGCAAAGCTCCATTCGTAACGTATTTCAGGAATTTGAGTATGGATGGATGCCTCTCCACTTTCCCTTCTGCTAAAGATTGCGCTACTAAGTCATGGTGGAGTGAAGAACTGAGTAGCACACAGAAGAAACAGCTTACTTGGGTGCACAAGAAATACATGGTTTATGATTATTGTTCGGACACTGTAAAGTTTCCCAATGGCCCTCCCGCTGAATGCACCAGCAACGCGTCATTTTAA